A single Paenibacillus kribbensis DNA region contains:
- a CDS encoding helix-turn-helix domain-containing protein, with the protein MYRRIRDLREDKDLTQTQMAEYLNCSQRIYSNYERGDVDIPTKILIKLADFHHTSTDYLLNRTNEKKAYPVEQNNSSL; encoded by the coding sequence CGAGATTTACGGGAAGATAAAGATTTGACCCAAACACAAATGGCTGAATATCTGAATTGCAGCCAGCGTATTTACAGCAACTATGAACGTGGAGATGTAGACATTCCAACGAAAATTTTAATCAAACTAGCTGATTTTCATCACACAAGTACAGACTATTTATTAAATAGAACTAATGAAAAAAAGGCGTACCCGGTAGAACAGAATAACTCAAGTTTATGA
- a CDS encoding DUF6809 family protein, protein MSILEDLYYGNCNPSERVKPKDPELELVSQKISKTMESLKIKMPEHEYKLIEELSDLHDNLISILSASAYIDGYKLGALMMVEVFDGKEGGRSAEKTIHN, encoded by the coding sequence GTGAGTATCTTGGAGGATTTATATTATGGAAACTGTAACCCAAGTGAACGAGTAAAACCGAAAGATCCCGAATTGGAACTGGTATCGCAGAAAATATCCAAAACTATGGAAAGCCTGAAAATAAAAATGCCAGAACACGAGTACAAACTAATTGAAGAATTATCCGATTTACATGATAATTTGATCTCCATATTATCCGCTTCGGCTTATATAGACGGATACAAGTTGGGGGCATTAATGATGGTTGAAGTATTTGACGGGAAAGAAGGAGGGCGTTCTGCAGAAAAGACGATTCACAATTAA
- a CDS encoding helix-turn-helix domain-containing protein, translating into MADFLNCSQRIYSNYERGDVDIPTTILIKLADFHHTSTDYLLNRTNQKKPYPSG; encoded by the coding sequence ATGGCAGATTTTCTGAATTGTAGCCAGCGGATATATAGCAATTATGAACGTGGAGATGTAGATATTCCAACGACGATTTTAATTAAATTGGCCGACTTCCATCATACGAGCACAGACTATTTACTAAATAGAACAAACCAAAAAAAGCCCTACCCCTCAGGATAG